One Pseudorasbora parva isolate DD20220531a chromosome 8, ASM2467924v1, whole genome shotgun sequence DNA window includes the following coding sequences:
- the wsb1 gene encoding WD repeat and SOCS box-containing protein 1: MASFPDFVNENEIGKAKFIGELIPPVAPFDQKSGRETWTVAFAPDGSYFAWSQGHRIVRLVPWKKCLASFSVKKEDRPSSAGPQRLSRQNSEGSLLPGEPREHTIDCGDIVWGLAFGSSIPEKQSRCVNIEWHRFKFGQDQLLLATGLNNGRIKIWDVYTGKLLLNLMDHTDIVRDLTFAPDGSLVLVSASRDKTLRVWDLKDDGNMVKVLRGHQNWVYCSAFSPDSSVLCSVGAGKAVFLWDMDKYTLIRKLEGHHNDVVSCEFSPDGALLATASYDTRVIVWDPHAATVLFELGHLFPPPSPIFAGGANDRWVRSVAFCHDGRHIASVTDDRLVRFWSIDEKSPQAIAPLTNGLCCAFSTDGSVLAAGSRDGSVHFWASPHSIASLQHLCRMTLRRVMPTQQVYTLPIPFSMQDYLAYKTL; the protein is encoded by the exons ATGGCAAGCTTCCCAGATTTTGTCAACGAAAATGAAATAG GTAAAGCTAAGTTCATCGGGGAACTCATACCTCCAGTTGCTCCCTTTGACCAGAAGTCTGGACGGGAGACTTGGACTGTGGCTTTTGCACCTGATGGTTCCTACTTTGCTTGGTCTCAAGGGCATCGAATTGTGAGACTTGTACCATGGAAAAAATGCTTAGCCAGCTT CTCTGTAAAGAAAGAAGATCGGCCGAGCAGTGCAGGTCCTCAACGACTCTCCAGGCAGAACAGTGAGGGCAGTCTGCTGCCTGGCGAGCCCAGAGAGCACACCATCGACTGTGGTGACATTGTATGGGGCCTTGCCTTCGGCTCTTCCATTCCCGAGAAGCAGAGTCGCTGTGTTAATATCGAATGGCACCGGTTCAAGTTCGGCCAGGACCAGCTGCTGCTTGCCACCGGCCTCAACAATGGCCGCATCAAAATCTGGGACGTCTATACAG GAAAGCTATTGCTGAACCTGATGGACCACACAGACATTGTGCGGGACCTGACATTTGCCCCAGATGGGAGTTTAGTACTGGTTTCTGCCTCAAGAGACAAGACCCTACGTGTGTGGGATCTCAAAGATGATG GTAACATGGTGAAAGTACTCCGTGGTCATCAAAACTGGGTCTACTGCAGTGCTTTCTCACCTGATTCATCGGTCCTTTGTTCTGTAGGCGCAGGGAAAGCG GTCTTCCTGTGGGACATGGATAAGTACACTCTGATTCGAAAGCTGGAGGGCCATCATAACGACGTGGTGTCCTGCGAGTTCTCTCCTGACGGGGCTTTGCTAGCCACCGCCTCCTATGACACCCGTGTCATAGTGTGGGACCCTCATGCAGCCACTGTTCTGTTCGAGCTGGG GCATCTCTTCCCTCCTCCCTCCCCCATATTTGCAGGGGGAGCAAATGATCGATGGGTTCGCTCCGTCGCGTTTTGTCATGATGGTCGGCACATTGCCAGTGTCACTGATGACAG GCTGGTGCGTTTCTGGAGCATCGATGAGAAGAGTCCTCAAGCCATTGCGCCTCTCACTAATGGCCTCTGCTGTGCCTTTTCTACTGACGGAAGCGTTTTGGCTGCTGG GTCTCGTGATGGCAGTGTGCATTTCTGGGCTTCCCCACACAGCATTGCGAGCCTCCAGCACCTGTGCCGTATGACCCTGCGGCGAGTCATGCCCACCCAGCAGGTTTATACGCTGCCCATTCCTTTCTCCATGCAAGACTACCTGGCCTATAAGACACTTTAA